From Rutidosis leptorrhynchoides isolate AG116_Rl617_1_P2 chromosome 3, CSIRO_AGI_Rlap_v1, whole genome shotgun sequence, a single genomic window includes:
- the LOC139899125 gene encoding uncharacterized protein isoform X4, with protein MMCDTISPEGFPTHYFCFASFNQLQARSDNRSSILIGTNGKINFLRVSVRRQGETWFVSPREERTSHNEFNLLRSVWILLNTSLCIFGLVARETTTSSVPRPIASTCTFSTPFNSSGCCYMV; from the exons ATGATG TGCGATACTATCTCACCTGAAGGATTCCCCACACATTATTTTTGCTTCGCCTCATTCAACCAACTACAAGCCCGGTCAGATAACAGAAGTTCCATACTAATAGGTACAAATGGGAAGATAAATTTTCTGCGGGTATCGGTTCGCCGTCAAGGAGAAACGTGGTTTGTGTCGCCTAGAGAGGAACGCACGTCTCATAATGAATTTAATTTGTTAAG GTCAGTTTGGATTTTACTTAACACATCACTTTGTA TTTTCGGGTTGGTTGCTAGAGAGACTACTACTTCGTCAGTTCCCAGGCCAATTGCATCAACATGCACTTTCTCTACTCCGTTTAACTCTTCAG GTTGCTGCTATATGGTGTAA
- the LOC139899125 gene encoding uncharacterized protein isoform X1, whose product MMCDTISPEGFPTHYFCFASFNQLQARSDNRSSILIGTNGKINFLRVSVRRQGETWFVSPREERTSHNEFNLLRSVWILLNTSLCIFGLVARETTTSSVPRPIASTCTFSTPFNSSGFMPVTAVKEMQIRAALSNTFGLGGTNVYAWKGG is encoded by the exons ATGATG TGCGATACTATCTCACCTGAAGGATTCCCCACACATTATTTTTGCTTCGCCTCATTCAACCAACTACAAGCCCGGTCAGATAACAGAAGTTCCATACTAATAGGTACAAATGGGAAGATAAATTTTCTGCGGGTATCGGTTCGCCGTCAAGGAGAAACGTGGTTTGTGTCGCCTAGAGAGGAACGCACGTCTCATAATGAATTTAATTTGTTAAG GTCAGTTTGGATTTTACTTAACACATCACTTTGTA TTTTCGGGTTGGTTGCTAGAGAGACTACTACTTCGTCAGTTCCCAGGCCAATTGCATCAACATGCACTTTCTCTACTCCGTTTAACTCTTCAG GTTTTATGCCAGTGACTGCTGTAAAGGAAATGCAGATTAGAGCAGCCTTGTCAAATACTTTTGGGCTTGGAGGAACAAATGTGTATGCCTGGAAGGGTGGGTGA
- the LOC139899125 gene encoding uncharacterized protein isoform X3 — MMCDTISPEGFPTHYFCFASFNQLQARSDNRSSILIGTNGKINFLRVSVRRQGETWFVSPREERTSHNEFNLLRSVWILLNTSLCIFGLVARETTTSSVPRPIASTCTFSTPFNSSVTAVKEMQIRAALSNTFGLGGTNVYAWKGG; from the exons ATGATG TGCGATACTATCTCACCTGAAGGATTCCCCACACATTATTTTTGCTTCGCCTCATTCAACCAACTACAAGCCCGGTCAGATAACAGAAGTTCCATACTAATAGGTACAAATGGGAAGATAAATTTTCTGCGGGTATCGGTTCGCCGTCAAGGAGAAACGTGGTTTGTGTCGCCTAGAGAGGAACGCACGTCTCATAATGAATTTAATTTGTTAAG GTCAGTTTGGATTTTACTTAACACATCACTTTGTA TTTTCGGGTTGGTTGCTAGAGAGACTACTACTTCGTCAGTTCCCAGGCCAATTGCATCAACATGCACTTTCTCTACTCCGTTTAACTCTTCAG TGACTGCTGTAAAGGAAATGCAGATTAGAGCAGCCTTGTCAAATACTTTTGGGCTTGGAGGAACAAATGTGTATGCCTGGAAGGGTGGGTGA
- the LOC139899125 gene encoding uncharacterized protein isoform X2, producing the protein MMCDTISPEGFPTHYFCFASFNQLQARSDNRSSILIGTNGKINFLRVSVRRQGETWFVSPREERTSHNEFNLLRSVWILLNTSLCKRLLLRQFPGQLHQHALSLLRLTLQVAAIWCKSRRRVFWLIHSNLHAISVQHEEPNIPTTVADY; encoded by the exons ATGATG TGCGATACTATCTCACCTGAAGGATTCCCCACACATTATTTTTGCTTCGCCTCATTCAACCAACTACAAGCCCGGTCAGATAACAGAAGTTCCATACTAATAGGTACAAATGGGAAGATAAATTTTCTGCGGGTATCGGTTCGCCGTCAAGGAGAAACGTGGTTTGTGTCGCCTAGAGAGGAACGCACGTCTCATAATGAATTTAATTTGTTAAG GTCAGTTTGGATTTTACTTAACACATCACTTTGTA AGAGACTACTACTTCGTCAGTTCCCAGGCCAATTGCATCAACATGCACTTTCTCTACTCCGTTTAACTCTTCAG GTTGCTGCTATATGGTGTAAATCGAGACGTCGAGTATTTTGGCTGATACATAG CAATTTACATGCAATTTCTGTGCAACATGAAGAACCAAATATACCAACAACAGTAGCTGATTATTGA